A genomic segment from Lignipirellula cremea encodes:
- a CDS encoding NYN domain-containing protein, producing the protein MSILIDGYNLMYVFGIPYEGRNARTLHRSRNRLLNRLADALPPDLAGAVTVVFDAKSPPPGVDNTYTHRGMAVLFAVGYEEADDLIEELIQRHSTPKKLVVVSSDHRLQTAATRRNATAVDSEVWFDSLERPQPRLTAPVSAKPRGPLTPDEVAAWLQEFGVEMTPGPETPALEPAPEPASRWDKSPAPPQGKPAQGKPAQDPAGPRDKSRTGGKSPSRPQTSPHPGSKNHRRHPPNRPALPDHEHERDQELWNPFPPGYAEDLLEEDDE; encoded by the coding sequence GTGTCGATCCTTATCGACGGTTACAACCTGATGTACGTGTTTGGCATTCCTTACGAAGGCCGCAATGCGCGCACGCTGCACCGCTCCCGGAATCGTTTGCTGAATCGCCTGGCCGACGCTTTGCCGCCTGACCTGGCGGGCGCGGTCACGGTGGTGTTCGATGCGAAATCGCCGCCGCCGGGCGTCGACAACACCTACACGCACCGTGGCATGGCCGTGCTGTTTGCCGTGGGCTACGAAGAGGCCGACGACCTGATCGAAGAGTTGATCCAACGGCATTCGACCCCGAAGAAACTGGTCGTCGTATCCAGCGACCATCGTCTGCAGACCGCGGCGACGCGCCGCAACGCCACGGCTGTCGACAGCGAGGTCTGGTTCGACAGCCTGGAACGCCCCCAGCCGCGGCTGACCGCCCCCGTCTCCGCCAAACCTCGCGGTCCCTTGACGCCCGACGAAGTGGCCGCCTGGCTGCAGGAGTTCGGCGTGGAGATGACGCCCGGCCCGGAAACGCCGGCCCTGGAACCCGCCCCCGAACCGGCCAGCCGCTGGGACAAATCGCCCGCACCCCCGCAAGGCAAGCCGGCTCAAGGCAAGCCGGCTCAAGACCCAGCCGGCCCGCGAGACAAGAGCCGGACCGGCGGCAAGTCGCCATCAAGGCCGCAAACGTCGCCCCATCCCGGATCCAAGAACCACCGGCGCCACCCACCGAATCGTCCGGCCCTACCGGACCATGAACACGAACGCGATCAGGAGTTGTGGAATCCCTTCCCGCCAGGATACGCCGAAGACCTGCTGGAAGAGGACGACGAATAG
- a CDS encoding DUF1501 domain-containing protein yields MERLTERATMMPSHLSRRELLHSAGGGLSALALSNVLAGSAQAEQAPHFRPRAKRVIHLFMNGGPYQGDFFDPKPELARHEGERLSDVEFRTERATKGLMPSPFKFAPQGESGIQVSELLPEISKHIDDICVLRSLHTNNPNHGPALLLMNNGTIVPTRPSMGAWFLYGLGSQNEDLPGYVVFCPGKPVRFSILWNSAFLPSEYQGVYINHSNLDPKKMLPFLENSRLPLDRQRAQVDLLQQLNQQHLAERSDDPLLASRMRSMETAWRMQTAASDAFDISQETKQTRDDYGTGHFANACLLSRRLVERGLRFVQVYYGNGQPWDTHSKHNDTVKRLAADSDGPIAALLADLKQRGLLEDTLVIWGGEFGRTPTSENGTGRDHNHYGFTMWMAGGGVKGGMTYGETDDFGFRAVENKVHIHDLHATILHLLGLDHERLTYRYAGRNFRLTDVHGRVVKEILA; encoded by the coding sequence ATGGAACGCCTGACAGAGCGAGCGACGATGATGCCTTCCCATTTATCCCGACGTGAATTGCTACACTCGGCAGGCGGCGGCCTAAGCGCGCTGGCCCTGTCGAACGTGCTGGCGGGATCCGCGCAGGCGGAACAGGCGCCCCACTTCCGGCCGCGGGCCAAACGGGTGATTCATCTGTTCATGAACGGCGGCCCTTACCAGGGTGATTTCTTCGACCCCAAACCGGAGCTGGCCAGGCACGAAGGGGAGCGCCTGAGCGATGTGGAGTTTCGTACCGAACGGGCCACCAAAGGGTTGATGCCGTCGCCGTTCAAGTTTGCGCCGCAAGGAGAAAGCGGCATCCAGGTCAGCGAGCTGCTGCCGGAGATCAGCAAGCATATCGACGATATCTGCGTGCTCCGTTCGTTGCATACCAACAACCCCAACCACGGCCCGGCCCTGCTGTTGATGAACAACGGCACGATCGTGCCCACCCGGCCCAGCATGGGCGCCTGGTTCCTGTACGGCCTGGGCAGCCAGAACGAAGACCTGCCGGGCTATGTGGTGTTCTGTCCCGGCAAGCCGGTGCGGTTCTCGATCCTGTGGAACAGCGCGTTCCTGCCCAGCGAGTACCAGGGAGTGTATATCAATCACTCCAACCTGGACCCGAAAAAGATGCTGCCCTTTTTGGAGAACAGCCGCCTGCCGCTGGATCGGCAAAGGGCGCAAGTCGATCTGCTGCAGCAGCTGAACCAGCAGCACCTGGCGGAACGGTCCGACGACCCGCTGCTGGCGTCGCGGATGCGTTCGATGGAAACGGCCTGGCGGATGCAAACGGCGGCGAGCGACGCCTTTGATATTTCCCAGGAGACGAAACAGACCCGCGACGACTACGGGACGGGCCACTTTGCCAACGCCTGTCTGCTGTCGCGCCGACTGGTCGAACGGGGCCTCCGGTTTGTGCAGGTGTACTACGGCAACGGGCAGCCGTGGGATACGCACAGCAAGCATAACGACACGGTCAAACGTCTGGCGGCTGATTCCGACGGGCCGATTGCGGCGCTGCTGGCCGATCTCAAACAGCGCGGGCTGCTGGAGGATACGCTGGTGATCTGGGGCGGAGAATTCGGCCGCACGCCGACCTCAGAAAACGGGACGGGCCGGGACCACAACCATTACGGGTTCACCATGTGGATGGCGGGCGGCGGCGTGAAAGGCGGCATGACCTATGGCGAGACCGACGACTTTGGTTTCCGCGCCGTGGAGAACAAGGTGCATATCCACGACCTGCACGCCACGATTCTGCATCTGCTGGGGTTGGATCATGAGCGGCTCACCTATCGCTACGCGGGCCGCAACTTCCGTCTGACCGATGTCCACGGCCGCGTGGTGAAAGAGATCCTGGCGTAG
- a CDS encoding SMP-30/gluconolactonase/LRE family protein, which translates to MRFCGWGKASLLAMVAGYGLTGLLPGAATASEPKAAHRAGSTYTLPVPADAQVQIEGSVAFTEGPAWHPDGQVYFTDITNNRIVRRDADLELRTFRQPSGRANGLAFDLEGRLLACEGGGEGGNRRVTRTAANGVISVLTDRFEGKRYNSPNDLTVDSLGRIYFTDPRYGDRTDIELKDASGQPIEGVYRIDPDGKVVRVITHEVDRPNGIAVSADSRYLFVADNVNSGQGYDAVDHRCLWRFELDKRGDIVADSRQLLFDWGTDRGPDGICLDSAGRIYAAAGFNVPSPPRETSKTYKAGVYVISPNGGLVDFIPVLEDMATNCTFGGDDLKTLFITAGHKLWSIRLDTPGYLPWLAKRDR; encoded by the coding sequence ATGCGATTTTGTGGATGGGGAAAAGCCAGTCTGTTGGCAATGGTGGCCGGCTACGGCCTGACGGGCCTGCTGCCTGGCGCCGCGACTGCGTCAGAGCCCAAGGCCGCGCACCGCGCGGGGTCGACGTATACGTTGCCCGTGCCGGCGGACGCCCAGGTGCAGATCGAGGGCTCGGTTGCTTTTACGGAGGGACCGGCCTGGCATCCTGACGGGCAGGTCTACTTCACCGACATCACCAATAACCGGATCGTACGCCGCGACGCCGACCTGGAGCTGCGCACCTTTCGCCAGCCTTCGGGTCGGGCTAACGGCCTGGCGTTTGACCTGGAGGGACGTCTGCTCGCCTGTGAAGGCGGCGGCGAAGGCGGGAATCGCCGCGTCACCCGCACGGCCGCGAACGGCGTGATCAGCGTGCTGACCGATCGTTTTGAAGGGAAGCGATATAACTCGCCGAACGACCTGACCGTCGATTCGCTGGGACGCATTTACTTCACCGATCCGCGCTACGGCGACCGGACCGATATCGAACTGAAAGACGCCAGCGGCCAGCCAATCGAAGGCGTCTACCGCATTGATCCCGACGGCAAGGTCGTCCGCGTTATCACCCACGAAGTTGATCGCCCCAATGGCATCGCCGTGTCGGCCGACAGTCGTTATCTGTTCGTCGCGGACAACGTCAACAGCGGTCAGGGCTACGATGCGGTCGATCATCGCTGCCTGTGGCGGTTCGAACTCGACAAACGGGGGGACATCGTGGCTGACTCGCGCCAGCTGCTGTTCGACTGGGGAACCGATCGCGGCCCCGACGGCATCTGCCTGGATAGCGCCGGACGGATCTACGCCGCCGCTGGCTTCAACGTGCCGAGCCCGCCGCGGGAGACATCGAAAACCTACAAGGCGGGCGTCTACGTAATTTCGCCCAACGGCGGGCTGGTCGACTTTATCCCGGTGCTCGAAGACATGGCGACCAACTGCACCTTCGGCGGCGACGACCTGAAAACGCTGTTCATCACGGCCGGCCACAAACTGTGGAGCATCCGGCTTGATACGCCCGGCTATCTGCCCTGGCTGGCGAAACGGGATCGCTAA
- a CDS encoding serine/threonine-protein kinase gives MNDPQHKDGPPAPGDADSHESSQSWDILAECLEKFLAAWENQSEPALADHLPSAQVLPQVRRMAIYELIKVDLERRCECGVDCRSLEDYAAEFSDFDLLAEAPADFLYEDYHLRRSKGDTVNALAYFQRFPRQAPQLRQLLGLKPPEETETLNQPDKKITLAPGDAIDDFELLIELGEGGFAKVFLARQRSMQRMVALKVSADEGAEPQTLAQFDHPHIVRVYDQRYLAEHRLRLLYMQYVAGGTLSHVIKGLQEIPPDRRVGRHLQEAIAREMERSGQTPSFDSPTLRRQAKSPWAEVVCRLGAQLAAALDYAHGKGVLHRDIKPANVLLSQSGEPKLADFNISFSTEVEGDDAIAHFGGSLAYMSLEQLQACSPRHPVTPQDLDARSDVYSLGVTLWEVLTGERPFPDSASPGDWSQTVDSLIAARQAGPPGLTPVREPGPYDVDGRLKMVLRRCLDPDPANRFASGDELARALSLCLHPIALQLLTPPRHGWRKWVRRFPLAAILLASLAPNIVAAVFNFAYNHEAIMWWLVNSGNPHAQAAFMATQLTINSIAFPIGVAILASYVRKVARHIRRAPPSTADSEIAFVATDEAQFARDRESSLRLGLYAAIIGAVLWGIASFAYPISIRVLAGSLPPAGFFHFVLSLTLCGLIAATYPFFVVSFLSVRVLYPALLRKNLAADSDVRELRLLGRRCGFFLLMAAVVPALGVMASVILQLVSQQANTRVHTVALLVLSVLGAFGFGMTFLLYRRIQGDLNALLRALRPGSRSIDDDYESMP, from the coding sequence ATGAACGATCCCCAGCACAAGGATGGCCCGCCAGCGCCTGGCGACGCGGACTCTCACGAGAGTTCGCAAAGCTGGGATATCCTGGCGGAGTGCCTCGAAAAATTTCTCGCCGCCTGGGAGAACCAGTCCGAGCCCGCGCTGGCCGACCACCTGCCTTCTGCGCAGGTTCTGCCCCAGGTGCGGCGGATGGCCATTTACGAGCTGATCAAAGTGGATCTGGAACGCCGCTGCGAATGCGGCGTCGATTGCCGCTCGCTGGAAGACTACGCGGCCGAGTTCTCCGACTTTGACCTGCTCGCTGAAGCGCCCGCCGATTTCCTGTACGAAGACTATCATCTGCGCCGCTCCAAAGGCGACACGGTCAACGCGCTCGCGTACTTCCAGCGTTTCCCCCGCCAGGCCCCGCAACTGCGGCAACTGCTGGGGTTGAAACCGCCCGAAGAGACGGAAACCCTCAACCAGCCAGACAAGAAGATCACCCTGGCTCCCGGCGACGCGATCGATGATTTCGAGCTGCTGATTGAACTGGGTGAAGGGGGCTTTGCCAAAGTCTTCCTGGCCCGGCAGCGCAGCATGCAACGCATGGTCGCCCTGAAAGTTTCCGCCGACGAAGGGGCCGAACCGCAAACGCTGGCCCAGTTTGACCACCCGCACATTGTCCGGGTGTACGACCAGCGCTACCTTGCTGAGCATCGGCTCCGACTGCTGTACATGCAGTACGTGGCCGGCGGCACGCTCTCGCATGTGATCAAAGGGCTGCAGGAGATCCCGCCGGACCGCCGCGTGGGACGGCATCTGCAGGAGGCGATCGCCCGGGAAATGGAACGCAGCGGGCAGACGCCGTCGTTCGATTCGCCCACCCTGCGCCGGCAAGCCAAATCCCCCTGGGCCGAGGTTGTCTGTCGACTGGGGGCCCAGTTGGCGGCCGCCCTCGACTACGCGCACGGCAAAGGCGTGCTGCACCGGGATATCAAGCCGGCGAATGTGCTGCTGTCCCAATCGGGCGAACCCAAGCTGGCCGACTTCAACATCAGTTTCAGCACCGAAGTAGAAGGCGACGACGCCATTGCCCATTTCGGCGGCAGCCTGGCCTACATGTCGCTGGAGCAGCTGCAGGCCTGCAGTCCCCGGCACCCGGTCACGCCGCAGGACCTCGACGCCCGCAGCGATGTCTACTCGCTGGGAGTCACGCTCTGGGAGGTGCTGACCGGAGAGCGGCCGTTCCCCGACAGCGCATCGCCCGGCGACTGGAGTCAGACGGTCGACTCCCTGATTGCCGCCCGCCAGGCAGGTCCGCCGGGACTGACCCCCGTGCGCGAACCTGGTCCGTACGATGTCGACGGCCGACTGAAAATGGTGCTAAGGCGTTGCCTGGATCCCGATCCGGCCAACCGGTTCGCCTCGGGCGATGAGTTGGCGCGCGCCCTGTCGCTGTGCCTGCACCCGATCGCCCTGCAGCTGCTCACGCCGCCGCGTCATGGCTGGCGGAAGTGGGTGCGGCGGTTTCCGCTGGCGGCGATCCTGCTGGCTTCCCTGGCGCCGAATATTGTCGCGGCCGTATTTAATTTCGCCTACAACCACGAAGCCATCATGTGGTGGCTGGTCAACTCGGGCAACCCGCACGCCCAGGCCGCCTTCATGGCGACCCAGTTGACGATCAACAGCATCGCCTTTCCTATTGGCGTGGCCATTCTAGCCAGCTATGTGCGGAAAGTGGCCCGGCACATTCGCAGGGCGCCGCCATCGACGGCCGACTCCGAGATTGCGTTTGTCGCGACCGATGAAGCGCAGTTCGCCAGGGACCGGGAGAGCTCACTGCGGCTGGGTCTGTATGCGGCCATCATTGGGGCCGTCCTGTGGGGTATCGCTAGTTTTGCGTACCCGATCAGCATCCGCGTGCTGGCGGGCTCACTGCCGCCGGCGGGATTCTTTCATTTTGTCCTTTCGCTCACGCTGTGCGGCCTGATCGCGGCGACCTATCCGTTCTTTGTCGTGTCGTTCTTGTCGGTGCGCGTGCTGTACCCGGCCCTGCTGCGCAAGAATCTCGCCGCCGACAGCGATGTGCGCGAACTTCGCCTGCTGGGCCGCCGCTGCGGTTTCTTCCTGCTGATGGCGGCCGTGGTTCCGGCGCTGGGGGTGATGGCCAGTGTGATCCTGCAGCTGGTCAGCCAGCAGGCGAACACCCGCGTGCATACCGTGGCGCTGCTGGTGCTAAGCGTGCTGGGCGCTTTTGGATTTGGAATGACGTTCCTGCTGTACCGGCGGATTCAAGGCGACTTGAACGCTCTGCTGCGGGCCCTGCGTCCCGGCAGCCGCAGCATCGACGACGATTACGAATCCATGCCGTAA
- a CDS encoding DUF4430 domain-containing protein, with protein MIRFVPLILASLLLPLTAQEIAPWLARPAVAAETIHVAFVFDADTTKGYTVVWSDKMTVQSALQLIAKSDQGVPFEHQGSGETAFLTAINGVKNEGVFGANWTYRVNDKAGSVSYAICPLAAGDRVEWRFGKFDPSE; from the coding sequence GTGATACGTTTTGTTCCGCTGATCCTCGCCAGCCTGCTGCTGCCGCTGACGGCCCAGGAGATTGCCCCCTGGCTCGCGCGACCGGCGGTCGCCGCGGAAACGATCCATGTGGCGTTTGTCTTCGACGCCGATACCACCAAAGGTTATACGGTTGTCTGGAGCGATAAAATGACGGTCCAGTCGGCCCTGCAGCTCATCGCCAAGAGCGACCAGGGCGTGCCTTTTGAGCACCAGGGATCGGGCGAAACGGCCTTTCTGACCGCCATCAACGGCGTCAAAAACGAAGGAGTCTTTGGCGCCAACTGGACATACCGCGTGAATGACAAGGCGGGTTCGGTGAGCTATGCCATCTGCCCGCTCGCAGCAGGAGATCGGGTAGAGTGGAGGTTCGGCAAGTTCGACCCCAGCGAGTAA
- a CDS encoding PSD1 and planctomycete cytochrome C domain-containing protein codes for MLAPLPAARRVLLKTVGGFVCCLALFLLAERGARAEPPVEKPAAPAEDIAFFEKEVRPLLARHCYECHSARAKDVKGGLQLDFRQAVLQGGDRGPLAIAGKPAESLLLAAVEFTDDDLQMPPAGKMQEHEIRMLREWVQRGLPMPDGAPEAATGRIDWKAARAFWSFQPLALQSLPPLRQVDWPETRIDHFLLHQLEAQQLAPSPRADRRELIRRVSLDLTGLPPTPAEVEQFVSDESPTAYVRLVDRLLASPAYGERWGRYWLDLARYTDVTASWLKSTGQAHLYRDWVVKSYNADTPYPDFVKRQLATDLLPETGPDDLPALGFIGLSPEYWKELQLPPDLISGIVAEEWEERIDAVGRTFLGLTLACARCHDHKFDPVTAEDYYALAGVFASVRAADRYMLPDAEAQAVEAAHKQVAALQNQVKALEKKLAAEKAAAAKKAADEKAADEKAADEKAAATQAADAAADIKPVASPVDEAPSLEEQIQQLNDQIAAIERDTPHYAAPLANAIEDASLYVLPNGINHTRLEYKPGEARNLPLQKRGDPTMLGPEVERRFLTLFGREGSPPPFEQGSGRKELAEAIVGDAGPLTARVLVNRVWSHHFGRGLVTTPSNFGLQGELPSHPALLEDLTARFVAQGWSLKWLHRELLLSAAWQQTSRSEPAKAAIDPDNRWLWRMPRRRLEVEAWRDSALFVAGELERRQGGEAVDLSSTTNHRRTVYGIVHRRDLNVMLRLFDFPEPTKHSPQRNETNTPLQQLFVLNSPFMLERAAALNRRLAADAGDDPSARIERAYRLLYARAPRPAERAAAEAFLNAAPNREAAWLDYAQALLASNEFLFVD; via the coding sequence ATGCTGGCCCCGCTTCCTGCTGCACGGCGTGTTCTGTTGAAAACGGTTGGCGGTTTCGTCTGCTGCCTGGCTCTCTTCCTGCTGGCCGAACGCGGGGCGCGGGCTGAACCGCCTGTTGAAAAACCAGCCGCACCGGCGGAGGATATCGCCTTCTTTGAGAAGGAAGTCCGTCCGCTGCTGGCCCGGCATTGCTATGAGTGCCATTCGGCCCGCGCCAAAGATGTCAAAGGCGGCCTGCAGTTGGACTTTCGCCAGGCCGTGCTGCAGGGCGGCGATCGCGGTCCGCTGGCGATCGCCGGCAAGCCGGCCGAAAGCCTGCTGCTGGCGGCGGTCGAATTCACCGACGACGACCTGCAGATGCCGCCGGCCGGCAAAATGCAGGAGCACGAAATCCGCATGCTCCGCGAATGGGTGCAGCGCGGTTTGCCGATGCCCGACGGCGCCCCCGAAGCGGCGACCGGCCGCATTGACTGGAAAGCGGCCCGGGCCTTCTGGTCGTTCCAGCCGCTTGCTCTTCAGTCGCTTCCTCCGCTTCGCCAGGTCGACTGGCCGGAAACTCGGATCGACCACTTCCTGCTGCATCAGCTGGAAGCCCAGCAACTGGCCCCGTCCCCCCGGGCCGACCGTCGCGAACTGATTCGCCGGGTGTCGCTCGACCTGACGGGTCTGCCGCCTACGCCTGCGGAGGTCGAGCAGTTCGTGTCTGACGAATCGCCGACGGCGTATGTTCGTCTGGTGGATCGCCTGCTGGCTTCGCCCGCGTATGGGGAACGCTGGGGCCGTTACTGGCTGGACCTGGCTCGCTATACGGATGTCACCGCCAGTTGGCTGAAGTCGACCGGCCAGGCGCATCTGTACCGGGACTGGGTCGTCAAATCGTATAATGCGGACACGCCGTATCCGGACTTCGTCAAGCGGCAGCTGGCGACCGACCTGCTGCCGGAGACGGGCCCCGACGACCTGCCGGCGCTGGGTTTCATCGGCCTGAGTCCGGAATACTGGAAGGAGCTGCAGCTGCCGCCCGACCTGATCTCGGGCATTGTCGCAGAGGAGTGGGAAGAGCGGATCGACGCCGTCGGACGCACCTTCCTGGGGCTCACCCTGGCCTGCGCCCGCTGCCACGACCACAAGTTTGATCCGGTCACGGCCGAAGACTATTACGCCCTGGCCGGAGTCTTCGCCAGCGTGCGGGCGGCCGACCGCTACATGCTGCCCGACGCCGAAGCCCAGGCCGTGGAAGCGGCCCACAAGCAGGTCGCCGCCCTGCAGAACCAGGTCAAGGCGTTAGAGAAAAAGCTGGCCGCTGAGAAGGCAGCTGCAGCGAAGAAAGCAGCAGACGAGAAAGCAGCAGACGAGAAAGCGGCAGACGAGAAAGCGGCTGCCACGCAAGCAGCTGACGCCGCGGCTGACATCAAGCCCGTTGCATCGCCGGTCGACGAAGCGCCGTCGCTGGAGGAACAGATCCAGCAGCTGAACGATCAGATCGCAGCGATCGAGCGGGATACGCCCCATTATGCGGCGCCCCTGGCGAACGCCATCGAAGACGCCAGCTTGTACGTGCTGCCCAATGGCATTAACCATACCCGGCTGGAATACAAACCGGGCGAGGCGCGGAACCTGCCGCTGCAGAAGCGGGGCGATCCCACCATGCTGGGGCCGGAAGTCGAACGTCGTTTTTTAACGCTGTTTGGCCGGGAAGGTTCGCCGCCGCCCTTTGAGCAAGGCAGCGGCCGGAAGGAGCTGGCGGAAGCGATCGTCGGCGACGCTGGTCCGCTCACGGCCCGCGTGCTGGTGAATCGCGTCTGGAGCCATCATTTTGGTCGCGGTCTGGTGACCACGCCCAGCAACTTCGGCCTGCAGGGAGAGCTGCCTTCGCACCCGGCGCTGCTGGAGGATCTGACGGCCCGTTTCGTGGCCCAGGGCTGGTCGCTGAAATGGCTGCATCGGGAACTGCTGCTTTCGGCCGCGTGGCAACAGACCAGCCGCAGCGAACCGGCCAAGGCGGCGATCGATCCCGATAACCGCTGGCTGTGGCGGATGCCGCGACGACGCCTGGAAGTGGAAGCCTGGCGGGACTCGGCCCTGTTTGTTGCTGGCGAACTGGAGCGTCGCCAGGGCGGAGAGGCCGTCGACCTGTCCAGCACGACCAATCATCGCCGGACCGTGTATGGGATCGTCCACCGGCGGGACCTGAACGTCATGCTTCGCCTGTTCGATTTCCCGGAGCCGACCAAACACTCGCCGCAGCGGAACGAAACGAACACCCCGCTGCAGCAATTGTTCGTGCTCAACAGCCCGTTTATGCTGGAACGGGCCGCCGCCCTGAACCGTCGCCTGGCGGCCGACGCCGGCGACGATCCGTCCGCGCGGATCGAACGGGCGTATCGGCTGCTGTACGCCCGGGCCCCGCGACCGGCGGAACGGGCCGCGGCCGAAGCGTTTTTGAACGCGGCCCCCAACCGCGAAGCGGCCTGGCTGGACTACGCCCAGGCGCTATTGGCGAGTAACGAATTCCTGTTTGTCGACTGA
- a CDS encoding RNA polymerase sigma factor, with the protein MNDDSIDAVERFRAGDEHAAGELYEKYVHRLIALARGKMSPRLRRRVDPEDVVHSVYRSFFVKAGNDAFTFERSGDLWRLLSTITVNKVLRQVQRNRRKKRSMDREQSMQAGKDHDVLPPEVVASDPSPSEALVMIEEVEALMETLKPAHREMLALRLQGASTEEIALECDCSDRTVRRVLEKVRDYLHERQTSEDEEE; encoded by the coding sequence ATGAACGACGATTCAATCGACGCAGTGGAACGCTTTCGCGCCGGAGATGAACATGCGGCGGGCGAACTCTACGAGAAGTACGTCCATCGGTTGATCGCACTCGCCCGAGGCAAAATGTCGCCCCGGTTACGGCGGCGGGTCGACCCGGAAGATGTCGTCCACTCGGTTTACCGCAGCTTCTTCGTCAAGGCCGGGAACGACGCCTTTACCTTTGAGCGGTCGGGCGATCTGTGGCGGTTGTTGTCGACGATCACCGTCAACAAAGTGCTCCGGCAGGTGCAGCGGAACCGCCGCAAGAAACGCAGCATGGACCGCGAACAAAGCATGCAGGCCGGCAAGGACCACGATGTCCTGCCGCCGGAAGTCGTCGCCAGCGACCCTTCGCCGTCGGAAGCGCTGGTGATGATCGAGGAAGTCGAAGCGCTGATGGAAACCTTGAAGCCGGCCCATCGCGAAATGCTGGCCCTGCGGCTGCAGGGAGCCAGCACCGAAGAAATCGCCCTGGAGTGCGATTGCAGTGACCGCACCGTGCGGCGAGTGCTGGAGAAAGTTCGCGACTACCTGCACGAACGCCAGACGAGCGAAGACGAAGAAGAATAG